GCCTAACTATAAAATTGGTAGTTGTTCTTCCCCTTCGATTTCGCTCGGTACATCGCCGCATCGGCTTGTTTGATTCGCGCTTCGGCGTCCGCCGAGTCGTGCGCGCGGAACGAAATCCCGATACTGGGCGTGAGCGCGACGAGTTCGCCATTCAGGTCGATCGGCATGCTCAACGCATGCAGGATGGTTTCAGCGGCGCGGGTGACGGTATCCTCCGTAGCTTCCTTCAACATGAACGTGAACTCGTCGCCCGCCAACCGGGCGGCCATCCCGTCCTTCCCCGCGCTATCCTCCAACCGTTGCGCGACGATTTGCAGGACGGCGTCGCCGGCGTCGTGGCCGAGCGTGTCGTTCACTTGTTTGAAGCCGTCCAGATCGATGAACATGACCGCGACATCGGCGGCTTCGGATGACGGCTCCGCCAACGCTTCGCTCAACCGGGCGATAAACAACCTTCTATTCGGCAGACCCGTTAACGGGTCGTGAAAGGCGAGACGATGCATCAATTGCTCTGCCCTTTTCCGATCCGTAATGTCTCGGAAGAAAATCTGAATCAGCCGCTCTCCGTCCCTGACGATCGGGATACCCATGATTTCGACCTCGATGGTTTCGCCGCTCAATTGGCGAATCCGTTCTTCCATCCACTGCGCGGGCGCGCCGGTTTCCATCATCGAGTGCCATCTCGATTTAACGAAGCTGTGGCAGTCGGGATGAACAAAATCCAATATATTTTTGCCCACGATATCCTCGGCCGTCCTTGCGCCTAAGATGCTGACGCACGCCGGATTGACGAATCGAATGACGCCGATATGATGGATGGCGATCGCGATCGGCGCGAGCTCGACCAATTGCCGATACCGTTGTTCGCTCTCTTGAAGCTTGCGGGTATATCGTTCGTCCTGCATCGCGGCGATCACGAGCGTCAATAAAATCAGGCTGACGAACGAGCCGATGATCAATGCAATAATGCCGTGCGATATGCCGTACTGAGGGCCGTCCCCGGATACAAGCTGCGGATGGGCGTGCCAACGGATCGCCTTCATGCCTGTGTAATGCGTCAGCGTTATCGAAAGTCCCAGCAGCACGGACGCGTACACGGTATAGCGTTGTTTTCCATCATTTTCAGAATGAAACAAAACTCGGAATACGATGAAGGACATGGTCATCGCCACGGCGATGGAAGCGGTAAAGAGCAAAGGGTCGTAGCTCATGCTCGCGTCCGCGGCCATGGCTTCCATGGCCAAGTAATGCATGCCGGTGATCGCTGCGGCCATGCAACCGCTGCTTAGGTACTGAGCGGCTTTCCTTCGGCGTTTCGCGTGTATGAACCAAAACGACAACATGGCGCAGAATACGCCGAAGAGAAAAGAAAACGTGAGCAGCCCCAAATCATATGTAACCGTCGTATCCAAGTGGTAAGCGAGCATGCCGATAAAATGCATTGACCATATGCCGGCTCCGACGACGAAAGAGGACGAGAGCAAAAACACGAGTCGGTTGCGTACTCGCCCCGCCCGGTACCGGGAGAGCAGATAAAGAGCCGCATAAGAGGCAAACGTTCCGACGATCAGCGATAGAATGACTAGAGGAATATGAAAATGACCCGTTAACTGCTGCGTTCCATCCATCGCGTCGATTCCTTTCCTTGTCTTCGATTGGGTGCGTTCGGCGATATTCATTACTTTCGGGCAACCGGACGGTTCCTATACTCGCCAGCCGGTATCGGCGCCGCGAAGGATGTAGTCGAGCTATTTAAAGACAATTTAAAGATTTGTCTCTAAATTCAAACCCGCGTTATGATGGGGCTACAACGACCACACGGCCGCAAACGGCGGGGAAGGCAGGGACAAAGGATGATCGATACAATTGAAGCGTTGGAAGCGAAGCTGGCGGAGCCGTCGGCGCAATTGATCGAAGACATGAAAAGCATCGAGGGCGACATTATGCTGCTCGGCGTCGGCGGGAAGATGGGACCGAGCCTGGCGCGGCTCGCGATGAACGCGATTCGCGCGGCGGGCGTACAGAATCGGGTGATCGGCGTCTCGCGATTTTCGGAAGCGGGGGTGCGCGAGGAGCTCGAGGCGGCGGGCGTGGAGACAATTCCCTGCGACCTCCTGAACGACGAAGCGCTGCAGGCGCTGCCGGAAACGCCGAACGTCATCTACATGGCGGGCAACAAGTTCGGCACGACCGGACGGGAATGGTTCACGTGGGCGATGAACGCCTACTTGCCGGGGCGCGTGGCGGAGAAGTTCCGGCGCTCCCGGATCGTCGTCTTCTCCTCGGGGAACGTGTATCCGTTCACGCCGGTGAAGAGCGGCGGCGCGACGGAGGCGGTGCAGCCGAACCCGGTGGGCGAGTACGGGCAGTCGACGCTCGGACGGGAACGCATCTTCGAATATTTCTCGCACAAGTATGAGATTCCGATGGTCATCTATCGGCTGAACTACGCGATCGACCTTCGCTACGGCGTCCTGCTGGAGCTCGCGAAATCGGTCGCCGCCGGGAAGCCGATCGACGTGACGATGGGGCATGTGAACGTCATCTGGCAGGGCGACGCGAACGAGATCGCGATCCGCTCTCTGCTCCGTTGCAGCGCGCCGCCGAACGTGCTGAACGTTACCGGCCCCGAGACGCTGTCGCTGCGCTGGGCGGCGCAGGAGTTCGGGCGCCGGCTCGGCGCGGCGCCGACGTTCGTCGGCGAGGAGGCGCCGGACGCGCTGCTGAACAACGCCGCGAAGTCGTTCCAGCTGTTCGGGTACCCGAAGGTGTCGGCGCTGCAGATGATCGACTGGATCGCGGACTGGGTGAAAGCCGGCGGAGCGACCTGGAACAAACCGACTCATTTCCAGGAACGGGAGGGGAAGTACTGATGCGGAAGGATCTGACTCCCGCGCAGACGAAGGCGCTGCACGACGGGCTCGTCATCCCGGCGCACCCGCTCGCCCTGAATGCGGATCGGAAGCTCGACGAGCGGCGGCAGCGCGCGCTGACGCGGTATTATATCGCTTCGGGCGCGGGCGGCGTCGCCGTCGGCGTCCACTCGACGCAGTTCGAAATCCGCGATCCCGAGCACAACCTGTACGAGCCGGTCCTCCGGCTCGCCGCGGAGGAAGTCGACCGCGGGAAGCCGGATAGGCCGTTCCTCAAGATCGCGGGGCTGTGCGGGCCGACGGAGCAGGCGCTCGCCGAAGCCGACGCCGCGATTCGTCTCGGCTATGACGCGGGATTGCTCAGCATGGGCGGCCTGCAGGGGCGGACCGAGGAGGAGCTGCTCGCGCGTACGCGCGCCGTCGCCGAACGGATTCCGGTGTTCGGTTTTTATCTCCAGCCGTCGGTCGGCGGCCGTATTTTCAGCTACGACTTCTGGCGGGCGTTCGCCGACATTCCGGGCGTCGTCGCGATCAAGATGGCGCCGTTCAACCGGTACCAGACGATCGACGTCGTCCGGGCGGTCTGCGCGTCGGAGCGGCGCGACGACATCGCGCTGTATACGGGCAACGACGACAATATCGTCGCCGACCTGCTGACGACGTACCGATTCAACGTCGACGGCCGGACGGTCGAAAAGTCGATCGTCGGCGGCTTGCTCGGGCATTGGGCGGTGTGGACGCGCAAAGCGGTCGAGCTGCTCGAGCAAATCAAGGCGGCCAGAGAGCTCGGGCAATTGATCGACCGGGAGTGGCTGACGCGCAACGTCGAAGTGACGGACGCGAACGCGGCGTTTTTCGATCCGGCGCACGGCTTCGCGGGCTGCATCCCCGGCATCCACGAGGTGCTCCGCCGGCAAGGGCTGCTCGAGGGGACGTGGTGCCTCAACCCGCACGAGACGCTGTCGCCGGGCCAGGCCGAAGAAATCGACCGCGTCTATCGAGATTATCCACATTTGAATGACGACGATTTCGTACGCGAACATATAATGGAATGGTATAAGGAATAAAAGGAACGGCTTGACGGCGGGCGAGCGTGCCGAGGATGCGCGGGAGGGCGATCCCGGGCGCGGAGGCGCGGACCGGGCGCGGTGAACACCCGCGCGGCGGCCGCGCTTTGGGCTGCGGGCAAGCGCGCTTGCGGCGGGCCGGCCAGGGGGGAAGGGCATGCGGTTCAAGGATGTGTTTTCCATCATCGGCCCGTCGATGGTCGGGCCGTCCAGCTCGCATACGGCGGGGGCGGCCCGGCTCGGGCGCGTCGCGCGGCAGCTGCTCGGCGAGCCGCCGCGCCGCGCGGACATCGTGTTTTACGGCTCGTTCGCCGATACGTACCGGGGCCACGGCACCGACTTGGCCGTCGTCGGCGGGCTACTCGATTGGGCGACGGACGACGAACGTATCGCCCGGTCGTTCGAGCATGCGGAGGCGGCCGGCCTTCGCGTCGCCATCCGCGCGGGCAAGGCGGTGACGGCGCACCCGAACACGGCGAAAATCAAGCTGGCGGGCGACACGCGCGCCGTCGAGCTGATCGGCGCCTCGATCGGCGGAGGCAACATTGAGGTGCATGCGGTGGACGGCTTCGACGTCAAATTTACCGCCATGTATCCGACGCTGCTCATCGCCCACCGGGACCGCCCCGGCATGCTGGCGGAGGTGACGGCGGCGCTCAGCCGCGAGGGCGTCAACATCGGCTATGCGGACGTCGACCGCAAAAGCCGCAGCGGGGATGCCCTGACGGTCATCGAGACCGACTCGCCCGTCCCGGGGCCGCTGCTTGATCAGCTGCGCGGCCTGCGCGACGTACAAGACGTGCGGGCGATCGATCTGGAAGGCGGGGGGACGCCATGAGATTCAAGACGCTGCAGGAGCTGGCGGCCGTCAGCGAGGCGAACGGCGCGACGATCGCCGAGACGATGCTGGAGGATCAAGCGGCGGAATCCGGCCGGCCGAGGGACGAAGAGTTTCGGAAGATGGCCGGCTACTGGGCCGTCATGAAAGAGGCGGTCCGGCGCGGCTTGACCGAAGACACGACGTCGCGCAGCGGCTTAACCGGCGGAGACGCCAAACGGGTGCACGCGCTCGTCGAACGCGGCGGCGCGGCGCTCGGCGGCGACGCGGCCCGGGCGATGGCGTACGCGCTCGCGGTCTCCGAGGTGAACGCGTCGATGGGCCGCATCGTCGCCACGCCGACGGCCGGCTCGTGCGGCATCATCCCCGGCGCGTTCGCCGCCGCGCAGGAGCGGCACGGCTGGTCCGACGAGGCGATGACGCGCGGGCTGTTCGCCGCCGGCGCGATCGGCTACGTCATCGCCAACAACTCGTTCGTCTCCGGCGCCGAAGGCGGCTGCCAGGCCGAGGTCGGTTCGGCGATCGGCATGGCCGCGGGCGCCCTGACGGAGCTGCGGGGCGGCACGCCGTCGCAGGCCGTCCACGCCGTCGGACTCGCGCTGAAAAACTCGCTCGGCCTGATCTGCGATCCGGTCGGCGGCCTCGTGGAGGTGCCGTGCATCGTCCGCAACGGCTTCGGCGCCGTCACGGCGCTCGCCGCGAGCGACATGGCGCTGGCGGGCGTCCGCAGCGTCATCCCGTCGGACGAAGTGATTCAGGTGATGCTGGAGGTCGGCGCCGGCATGCCGGAGAAGCACCGGGAGACGGCGAAGGGCGGGCTCGCCCGAACGCCGACCGGCCGCAAAATTATGCGCGATCTATACAAAAAGAAGCGGTAACGACCGGCCCTTCCCGGCCTTCGGGGAGGGCCGATTTTTGTTTCCTGCGCCGCGCGTCCCGTTTCCGCGAAGAGGAAGGCGGCGATCCGCGTCGAAAGAAGTAGGAAGCCAAGCCCACGGAGGTTCCGAGAAGTGAAGCTCATTACGAAGGTCATCCTGCTGATCGTCAGCTTGATGACGCCGGTGATCGCCTTATATGCCCTCTCGCATCGGCAAAGCACCGCCATCGTCGAAGAACAAATTACGATCGCCAATCAGAACCGGCTGGCGATTTTCATGCAGCAGATCGAAGGCACGATGGAGCAGGTGTCCCAATACTCGAGCGTCATCGCGCAGGATCCGGATTTCGCGAAGCTCGCGGGCAACGTCATCCCCACGACAGGCTACGATTATGCGGTGCTGCTGGATACGCTGCAGGACAAACTGAAGCTGTTCAGCACGTCCACGGCGTGGATGAACCGGATCAACATCTACTTCCCTTCCTCGGCATCCGCGGTGTCATCTTATTCTTTGATTCCTTACGACGAAATGTACTTGCGATTGAACGCGGCCCCCCGCTGGGCGTTCCGGACCGTTCACGTGGACGGACTCGGGAAGCGGGCGTTCTCCCGCTTTTTCATCGAGCCGCCTTCCGCGACCGCCGACCTGACCAAAGCGACGATGATCGTCGAGGTCGATCTGATGGCGGACAATATCGTGTCGCTGCTCGACAGCTTCAAAACGAAAGGAAACAACGACCCGTTCCTCTACAAATCGAAGCATGAATACGTCCTGAATACGAGCGCGGACCGGGAGCTGATCCGGGAGTTGATCCAAACCGGCATGCTCGGCTGGGCCGATTGGAGCGAGGGCGGGCATGTCGTCGCGCTGAAAGGCGAGCGGTACCTCGTGTACGGCCTGACCTCGGACGAACTGCGCTGGACGCTGGTCGACTACATCCCGCTGGACGAAATATTGACGCCCGTCACGTACAGCCGAAATTTGTTCTTCGCGACGGCCGGACTGCTCGTGCTGATGGGGGCGGGGGCCGCGTATTTGATTTACTCGCAGGTGCAGGTGCCGATTCGGATGCTGCGCGACGGGGCCGAGCGGCTCGAGCGCGGGGAGCTTTCGGTGCGCGTATCGGACGCGAAGCACGGCGATTTCGCGCGGCTTATTCGGCAGTTCAACCGAATGGCGGCGAAAATGCAGCATTTGATCGAGAAAGTGTACAGCGAGGAGCTGCGGGCGAAGGAAGCGGTCATGAAGCAGCTGCAGTCGCAAATCAACCCGCATTTTCTATATAACAGCTTGGCGTACATCGTGAGCATGGCCCAAATGAAGCGGGTCGATCCGGTCATAACGATGGCGTACAGTTTAGCCGATTATTATCGGTATACGACGCGCAGCGACAGGATGGTCACGACCGTGCGCGAAGAGATCGCCTTCGTAAAGTCTTATATTGAAATCATGGATATGCAGCTGAACAAAATCGACGTCCGCATCGACATTCCCGAGGCGCTGGAGCCGCTCGTCATCCCGCGCCTTCTGTTCCAGCCGATCGCCGAGAACGCCATCGCGCACGGGCTCGAGCCGAAAATGGGTCCCGGCGCGATCGTCATCGAAGGCCGGGCGGAAGCGGGGATCGTAAGGTTTCGCATCGCGGACGACGGCGTCGGCATGACGGAGGACGAGCTGGAGAGGCTGAACGAAACGATCCGGAGGCCGGCGTCGTCCGGCGACAGTTTCGGGCTGTGGAACGTGCATCAACGGCTGGTGCACCGGTACGGCCCGGAAGCGGGGCTCGCCGTGTGCCGTTCCGCCATGGGAGGCGTCGAAGTATGGATCAGTTGGCCGCTGGCGGCGGAGGGGGAAGAGGGGGAACATGGTAGCGGTACTCATCGTAGACGATCATAAGCATTTGGTGGAGAGCCTGCTCTCCTGCGTTCCGTGGGAGGAAGCGGGCGTCACCGGCGTGCACGGCGCTTACTCCGGGGGAGAGGCGCTCGAAACGCTAAGGTCGAAGAACATCGGCATCCTCGTCACCGACATTCGCATGCCGGGCATGTCCGGTCTTGAGCTGATCGAGCGGGCGCGCGCCGACCGGCCGGAGCTGCACTGCATTCTGCTGACCGGGCACGCGGAATTCGAATACGCCCGGAGGGCGATCGAGCTGCAGACGTTCCGGTATCTGATGAAGCCGGTGCGCACGAACGAGCTGGTGGAGACGGTCCGCCTGCTGACGGCGAGCTCGCGAGCCCCCGCAGCCGAAGCCGCCGCGGCCGAGCCCGCTGCGCCGGAACCCCCGGCGGAGCTCCCCGCCGAGCCGGCGGAAGCCAAGGATTACCGGCGCAAGACGGTGGAGGCGGTGCACGAATTCGTGCGGGAGCGGCTCGGCGCCGACGTTACGCTGACGGCGATCGCGGAACGCGTCCACCTGCATCCCGTGTATTTATCCAAGCTGTACAAGGAAACGACCGGAACAAAGCTGAGCGACTATATTCTAAACGCGCGCATCGACAAGGCGAAGGAGCTGCTCCTTCGCTCTCCGATGAAAATTTATGAAATCAGCGAAGCGGTCGGGTACCGAAGCACGCAGCATTTCATCACGGAATTTAAAAAAATAGTCGGCATGACCCCGAAAGCGTATCAGTCGCTGCATCGTTAATGGATTCCGGCAGGAATCCATTTTTTGTTGGCAGTCGATCAAACGGTTAAGAAACCGACACGAATCTTGAAAAGCCGACATTACGTTCGG
This genomic stretch from Paenibacillus sp. harbors:
- a CDS encoding diguanylate cyclase domain-containing protein; the protein is MNIAERTQSKTRKGIDAMDGTQQLTGHFHIPLVILSLIVGTFASYAALYLLSRYRAGRVRNRLVFLLSSSFVVGAGIWSMHFIGMLAYHLDTTVTYDLGLLTFSFLFGVFCAMLSFWFIHAKRRRKAAQYLSSGCMAAAITGMHYLAMEAMAADASMSYDPLLFTASIAVAMTMSFIVFRVLFHSENDGKQRYTVYASVLLGLSITLTHYTGMKAIRWHAHPQLVSGDGPQYGISHGIIALIIGSFVSLILLTLVIAAMQDERYTRKLQESEQRYRQLVELAPIAIAIHHIGVIRFVNPACVSILGARTAEDIVGKNILDFVHPDCHSFVKSRWHSMMETGAPAQWMEERIRQLSGETIEVEIMGIPIVRDGERLIQIFFRDITDRKRAEQLMHRLAFHDPLTGLPNRRLFIARLSEALAEPSSEAADVAVMFIDLDGFKQVNDTLGHDAGDAVLQIVAQRLEDSAGKDGMAARLAGDEFTFMLKEATEDTVTRAAETILHALSMPIDLNGELVALTPSIGISFRAHDSADAEARIKQADAAMYRAKSKGKNNYQFYS
- a CDS encoding NAD(P)-dependent oxidoreductase — protein: MDTIEALEAKLAEPSAQLIEDMKSIEGDIMLLGVGGKMGPSLARLAMNAIRAAGVQNRVIGVSRFSEAGVREELEAAGVETIPCDLLNDEALQALPETPNVIYMAGNKFGTTGREWFTWAMNAYLPGRVAEKFRRSRIVVFSSGNVYPFTPVKSGGATEAVQPNPVGEYGQSTLGRERIFEYFSHKYEIPMVIYRLNYAIDLRYGVLLELAKSVAAGKPIDVTMGHVNVIWQGDANEIAIRSLLRCSAPPNVLNVTGPETLSLRWAAQEFGRRLGAAPTFVGEEAPDALLNNAAKSFQLFGYPKVSALQMIDWIADWVKAGGATWNKPTHFQEREGKY
- a CDS encoding dihydrodipicolinate synthase family protein, with product MRKDLTPAQTKALHDGLVIPAHPLALNADRKLDERRQRALTRYYIASGAGGVAVGVHSTQFEIRDPEHNLYEPVLRLAAEEVDRGKPDRPFLKIAGLCGPTEQALAEADAAIRLGYDAGLLSMGGLQGRTEEELLARTRAVAERIPVFGFYLQPSVGGRIFSYDFWRAFADIPGVVAIKMAPFNRYQTIDVVRAVCASERRDDIALYTGNDDNIVADLLTTYRFNVDGRTVEKSIVGGLLGHWAVWTRKAVELLEQIKAARELGQLIDREWLTRNVEVTDANAAFFDPAHGFAGCIPGIHEVLRRQGLLEGTWCLNPHETLSPGQAEEIDRVYRDYPHLNDDDFVREHIMEWYKE
- the sdaAB gene encoding L-serine ammonia-lyase, iron-sulfur-dependent subunit beta, producing the protein MRFKDVFSIIGPSMVGPSSSHTAGAARLGRVARQLLGEPPRRADIVFYGSFADTYRGHGTDLAVVGGLLDWATDDERIARSFEHAEAAGLRVAIRAGKAVTAHPNTAKIKLAGDTRAVELIGASIGGGNIEVHAVDGFDVKFTAMYPTLLIAHRDRPGMLAEVTAALSREGVNIGYADVDRKSRSGDALTVIETDSPVPGPLLDQLRGLRDVQDVRAIDLEGGGTP
- the sdaAA gene encoding L-serine ammonia-lyase, iron-sulfur-dependent, subunit alpha, which produces MRFKTLQELAAVSEANGATIAETMLEDQAAESGRPRDEEFRKMAGYWAVMKEAVRRGLTEDTTSRSGLTGGDAKRVHALVERGGAALGGDAARAMAYALAVSEVNASMGRIVATPTAGSCGIIPGAFAAAQERHGWSDEAMTRGLFAAGAIGYVIANNSFVSGAEGGCQAEVGSAIGMAAGALTELRGGTPSQAVHAVGLALKNSLGLICDPVGGLVEVPCIVRNGFGAVTALAASDMALAGVRSVIPSDEVIQVMLEVGAGMPEKHRETAKGGLARTPTGRKIMRDLYKKKR
- a CDS encoding sensor histidine kinase encodes the protein MKLITKVILLIVSLMTPVIALYALSHRQSTAIVEEQITIANQNRLAIFMQQIEGTMEQVSQYSSVIAQDPDFAKLAGNVIPTTGYDYAVLLDTLQDKLKLFSTSTAWMNRINIYFPSSASAVSSYSLIPYDEMYLRLNAAPRWAFRTVHVDGLGKRAFSRFFIEPPSATADLTKATMIVEVDLMADNIVSLLDSFKTKGNNDPFLYKSKHEYVLNTSADRELIRELIQTGMLGWADWSEGGHVVALKGERYLVYGLTSDELRWTLVDYIPLDEILTPVTYSRNLFFATAGLLVLMGAGAAYLIYSQVQVPIRMLRDGAERLERGELSVRVSDAKHGDFARLIRQFNRMAAKMQHLIEKVYSEELRAKEAVMKQLQSQINPHFLYNSLAYIVSMAQMKRVDPVITMAYSLADYYRYTTRSDRMVTTVREEIAFVKSYIEIMDMQLNKIDVRIDIPEALEPLVIPRLLFQPIAENAIAHGLEPKMGPGAIVIEGRAEAGIVRFRIADDGVGMTEDELERLNETIRRPASSGDSFGLWNVHQRLVHRYGPEAGLAVCRSAMGGVEVWISWPLAAEGEEGEHGSGTHRRRS
- a CDS encoding response regulator transcription factor, which encodes MVAVLIVDDHKHLVESLLSCVPWEEAGVTGVHGAYSGGEALETLRSKNIGILVTDIRMPGMSGLELIERARADRPELHCILLTGHAEFEYARRAIELQTFRYLMKPVRTNELVETVRLLTASSRAPAAEAAAAEPAAPEPPAELPAEPAEAKDYRRKTVEAVHEFVRERLGADVTLTAIAERVHLHPVYLSKLYKETTGTKLSDYILNARIDKAKELLLRSPMKIYEISEAVGYRSTQHFITEFKKIVGMTPKAYQSLHR